In the genome of uncultured Campylobacter sp., one region contains:
- the nadE gene encoding NAD(+) synthase: MFLDDLLPQLTDFLSERLDETGADAFVVGISGGLDSAVVSALCALTEIPTYGLILPSAGSNLENMADGIFHCESFNIPYEIKEIAPFVENFTALNPGVSALRIGNFAARVRMSLLYDYSAQKRGVVVGTSNLSERMLGYGTIYGDLACAFNPIGEIFKSDLFKFAKILCIDDAIIKKAPSADLWENQSDERELGYSYEILDSVLRDIFSHEALRTKFRSGEQITVNDLKYLQNSHHNQELVKFIVRRILKNNFKLRAPAVARIEPAH, from the coding sequence ATGTTTTTGGATGATTTGCTGCCGCAACTGACCGATTTTTTATCGGAGAGACTCGATGAAACGGGTGCGGACGCCTTTGTAGTAGGCATCAGCGGTGGGCTTGACAGCGCCGTGGTTTCTGCGCTTTGTGCACTTACGGAGATCCCCACTTACGGACTTATCCTGCCTAGTGCGGGTTCAAATTTAGAAAATATGGCAGACGGCATCTTTCACTGCGAATCCTTTAATATCCCCTACGAGATCAAAGAGATCGCGCCGTTTGTAGAAAATTTTACCGCTTTAAATCCCGGTGTAAGCGCTCTTCGCATCGGAAATTTTGCCGCGCGCGTGAGAATGAGCTTGCTTTATGATTACAGTGCGCAAAAACGCGGAGTAGTCGTAGGCACGAGCAATCTTAGCGAGAGGATGCTCGGCTACGGCACGATTTACGGAGATTTAGCCTGCGCGTTTAATCCGATCGGAGAAATTTTTAAAAGCGATCTGTTTAAATTTGCAAAAATTTTATGCATAGACGATGCGATCATCAAAAAAGCCCCAAGCGCCGATCTATGGGAAAATCAAAGCGATGAACGTGAGCTTGGATACAGCTACGAGATTTTAGATAGCGTGCTAAGAGATATTTTTTCGCACGAAGCGCTGCGGACGAAATTTCGCTCAGGCGAGCAAATAACCGTAAACGATCTAAAATATCTGCAAAACTCGCACCACAATCAAGAGCTGGTAAAATTTATCGTCCGTAGAATTCTTAAAAATAATTTTAAGCTTCGCGCGCCCGCGGTCGCCCGCATAGAGCCCGCACACTAA
- a CDS encoding MBL fold metallo-hydrolase has protein sequence MQILKKAFGEYATNCYILKGERGDLVIDPGEGSFDWVMQNTGKITAVLNTHGHFDHVYDDAKLQRAGAKIYIHEDDAFMLRADPFETMPEPIEADVLVKGQEQSFEIAGFNVKFSLFAGHTPGSCMIEAGGAIFSGDVMFKGSIGRWDFPFSNGEQMRESLHKILQIGGDFTLYPGHGPNTSLVAERQNLKYFLQLFER, from the coding sequence ATGCAAATTTTAAAAAAAGCTTTCGGTGAATACGCGACGAACTGCTACATTCTAAAGGGCGAGCGGGGCGATTTGGTGATCGATCCGGGCGAGGGCAGTTTTGATTGGGTGATGCAAAATACGGGAAAGATCACCGCGGTTTTGAATACGCACGGGCATTTCGATCATGTTTACGACGACGCCAAGCTGCAAAGGGCGGGCGCTAAAATTTATATCCACGAGGATGACGCCTTTATGCTGCGGGCGGATCCCTTTGAGACGATGCCCGAGCCCATAGAAGCGGACGTACTCGTAAAAGGGCAGGAGCAAAGCTTTGAAATAGCGGGCTTTAACGTTAAATTTAGCCTTTTTGCAGGACACACGCCTGGCAGCTGTATGATCGAAGCGGGCGGCGCGATCTTTAGCGGCGACGTCATGTTTAAAGGCTCTATCGGCAGGTGGGATTTTCCTTTTTCAAACGGCGAGCAGATGAGAGAGTCTTTGCATAAAATTTTGCAGATAGGGGGCGATTTTACGCTCTATCCGGGACACGGCCCAAATACGAGCCTAGTGGCCGAGAGGCAAAATTTAAAATATTTTTTGCAACTTTTTGAGCGCTGA
- the cmoB gene encoding tRNA 5-methoxyuridine(34)/uridine 5-oxyacetic acid(34) synthase CmoB: protein MDLQKIRDENFKKLQSGQNREILSAIEALQIGECDCDCGDVVRASFNANAEQRDEISRIARALKPWRKGPFALNDLFIDSEWRSFVKFNLLRPFLNLSGKTVADVGCNNGYYMFRASELAPAQLVGFDPSALFYLQFRFIEKFLRSGAKFELLGVEHLPFYEHKFDTIFCLGVIYHRSDPVKMLKDLRASLNAGGEVFLDTMYIEGAGDFALCPKNSYSKISNIYFVPTVGALQNWCERAKFRDFEILAQKPTDASEQRKTEWIDGQSLENFLDPLDSSRTIEGYPAPRRIYVRLRA from the coding sequence ATGGATCTGCAAAAAATCAGAGACGAGAACTTTAAAAAGCTGCAAAGTGGGCAAAACCGCGAAATTTTAAGCGCGATCGAGGCGCTGCAAATAGGCGAGTGCGACTGCGACTGCGGCGACGTCGTGCGCGCAAGCTTTAACGCGAACGCGGAGCAGAGAGATGAAATTTCGCGTATCGCGCGAGCGCTAAAGCCGTGGCGCAAGGGGCCTTTTGCGCTGAATGATCTTTTCATCGACTCCGAGTGGCGAAGCTTCGTGAAATTTAACCTGCTGCGGCCGTTTTTAAATCTGAGCGGCAAAACCGTCGCCGACGTGGGCTGCAACAACGGCTACTATATGTTTCGCGCAAGCGAGCTAGCGCCTGCGCAGCTAGTGGGGTTTGATCCGAGCGCGCTATTTTATCTGCAGTTTCGCTTCATCGAAAAATTCCTCCGCAGCGGCGCGAAATTCGAGCTTTTAGGCGTGGAACATCTGCCTTTTTACGAGCACAAATTCGATACGATCTTCTGCCTCGGCGTCATCTACCACCGCAGCGACCCTGTAAAGATGCTAAAAGATTTACGAGCCTCGCTAAATGCTGGCGGTGAGGTGTTTTTAGACACGATGTATATCGAGGGGGCGGGCGATTTCGCGCTGTGCCCGAAAAACAGCTACTCAAAAATTTCAAATATCTACTTCGTCCCGACTGTCGGCGCACTGCAGAATTGGTGCGAACGGGCGAAATTTAGAGATTTTGAAATTTTGGCTCAAAAGCCCACGGATGCTAGCGAGCAGCGCAAAACGGAGTGGATCGACGGGCAGAGCTTGGAGAATTTCCTAGACCCGCTCGATAGCTCGCGCACGATCGAGGGCTACCCCGCCCCTAGGCGTATCTACGTGCGGCTTCGGGCATGA
- a CDS encoding transglutaminase-like domain-containing protein, with translation MQEAKTRKFSLRFNHEISSSGAEVRLWLPLVLQEPYQRLLGEYHARSNAQESAICGDHISTYYARFAPDKEARAGVGKYGEQGVVGEDDDYFELSFDIEISERNTDFSKVSFNENERLSPEIEEFLKPSKLIPVGGAAKQKSDEITGSLKGDLEKARAIYEWVAKNMSRDNSVIACGSGDAATILSSGKLSGKCADINSVFVALCRAAGIPARAIYGIRTGAAQKFSPEMGVMGALSGGALEISGAQHCRAEFYLKGYGWIPVDPADVTKVRLGENLSEDDSKLARVREYLFGNWEPCWLGFNYAREIVLNPRPAHVPIEIFSHPYCEVGGTPKDPYSPKNFIYEYFSREI, from the coding sequence ATGCAAGAAGCAAAAACGAGAAAATTTAGTCTCAGGTTTAATCACGAAATTTCAAGTAGTGGCGCAGAGGTGCGGCTTTGGCTGCCGTTAGTGCTGCAAGAGCCCTATCAGAGGTTGCTTGGCGAATATCATGCCCGCTCAAATGCACAAGAGTCGGCTATCTGTGGAGATCATATAAGCACGTACTACGCGCGCTTCGCACCCGATAAAGAGGCAAGAGCGGGCGTCGGCAAATACGGCGAGCAAGGTGTCGTAGGCGAAGATGACGATTATTTTGAGCTTAGCTTCGATATTGAAATTTCGGAGCGAAACACTGATTTTAGCAAGGTAAGCTTTAATGAAAACGAGCGCTTGAGCCCAGAGATCGAGGAGTTTTTAAAGCCTTCAAAGCTAATTCCGGTAGGCGGCGCTGCAAAACAAAAATCAGACGAGATCACCGGCTCGCTTAAAGGCGATCTGGAAAAGGCGCGCGCGATCTACGAGTGGGTCGCTAAAAATATGAGTCGCGATAATAGCGTGATTGCATGCGGCAGCGGCGACGCAGCGACAATTTTAAGCAGCGGCAAGCTAAGCGGCAAATGCGCCGATATTAATAGCGTGTTCGTCGCACTCTGCAGGGCAGCTGGCATTCCTGCGCGCGCTATTTACGGCATCCGCACGGGCGCGGCGCAGAAATTTTCGCCCGAAATGGGCGTCATGGGCGCCTTAAGCGGCGGTGCGCTTGAAATTTCGGGCGCGCAGCACTGCAGAGCGGAATTTTATCTAAAAGGCTATGGCTGGATCCCCGTCGATCCCGCGGACGTTACAAAGGTGCGATTGGGCGAGAACTTAAGCGAGGATGATTCCAAGCTGGCGCGGGTACGGGAGTATCTTTTCGGCAACTGGGAGCCGTGCTGGCTGGGCTTTAACTACGCTCGCGAAATCGTGCTAAATCCGCGCCCGGCGCATGTCCCGATTGAAATTTTTTCGCATCCGTATTGCGAAGTGGGCGGTACGCCGAAAGATCCGTACTCGCCTAAAAATTTTATCTACGAGTATTTTTCGCGAGAAATTTAA
- a CDS encoding transglutaminase-like domain-containing protein, translating to MQRRDFLRNTAILGAVIATPSIILGGEEVIGKKRTFGLSLNHEILEKGKQTRLWIPLPLITEYQKVSDIKFDGNFNDPSVDYGEIPTLYAGYVDVAKPTLNIKFSVETFERNTDFSKVKFNPNEKLGPEVAKFLEPSAQIQIDGVVKQKSDEIAGGIKGDLEKARAIYTWVANTMQRDNSVLGCGLGDVKQILSSGKLSGKCTDINSVFVALCRAQGIAAREMFGIRVGASRFSTQMGAAPKDGVSHISGAQHCRAEFYLKGHGWIPVDPADVTKVRLGEKLSNDDSKLAKIREYLFGNWEMCWIGFNYGRDFTLSPRPAQFPINNFGYPYGEVDGNTLNYYSPKDFSYDYRSKEL from the coding sequence ATGCAAAGACGCGATTTTTTAAGAAACACTGCGATTTTAGGCGCCGTTATAGCAACTCCGAGTATCATTTTGGGCGGGGAAGAAGTCATTGGCAAAAAGAGAACTTTCGGGCTATCGCTAAATCACGAAATTTTGGAGAAGGGTAAGCAGACGCGGCTTTGGATACCGCTTCCTCTCATCACGGAGTATCAAAAGGTAAGCGACATAAAATTTGACGGCAATTTCAACGATCCGTCCGTGGACTATGGCGAAATTCCGACGCTCTATGCCGGCTACGTCGATGTGGCAAAGCCCACGCTAAATATTAAATTTAGCGTCGAGACCTTTGAGCGAAATACCGATTTTAGCAAGGTAAAATTTAATCCGAACGAAAAGCTTGGCCCCGAGGTGGCGAAGTTTTTAGAGCCTAGTGCGCAGATTCAAATCGACGGCGTCGTCAAGCAAAAATCAGACGAGATTGCAGGCGGCATAAAGGGCGATTTGGAAAAGGCGCGCGCGATTTATACGTGGGTGGCGAACACTATGCAGCGCGATAACAGCGTGCTAGGTTGCGGGCTAGGGGACGTGAAGCAAATTTTAAGTAGCGGCAAGCTAAGCGGCAAATGCACCGACATAAATAGCGTTTTCGTCGCACTTTGCCGTGCGCAGGGCATAGCCGCAAGAGAGATGTTTGGCATCCGCGTCGGCGCGTCAAGATTTAGCACTCAAATGGGCGCCGCGCCTAAAGACGGCGTCAGCCATATCTCGGGCGCGCAGCACTGCAGGGCGGAATTTTATCTAAAAGGCCACGGCTGGATCCCGGTCGATCCCGCAGACGTTACAAAGGTGCGGCTGGGCGAGAAGCTAAGCAACGACGATAGCAAGCTCGCTAAAATTCGCGAGTATTTATTTGGCAACTGGGAGATGTGCTGGATCGGCTTTAACTACGGCAGGGACTTCACGCTAAGCCCGCGCCCGGCGCAGTTTCCGATCAATAATTTCGGCTATCCTTACGGCGAAGTGGACGGCAACACGCTAAATTACTACTCGCCGAAAGATTTCAGCTACGATTACAGATCGAAGGAGCTGTAG
- a CDS encoding aryl sulfotransferase: MKTELENSAQEISAQKQGDPSKNRFSARSLWLIFAAIFSAVAATFCCLPALLFLIFGASFSIFSGAEALEGYRAPLSALALFCFALSTFFFFKKPRACSLQSGRKKWILIYVLLGTLLAFMLTYPEILGELYA; encoded by the coding sequence TTGAAAACTGAACTAGAAAATTCCGCGCAAGAAATCTCGGCGCAAAAGCAGGGAGATCCTAGCAAAAATCGCTTCAGCGCGCGCAGTCTTTGGCTGATATTCGCCGCGATTTTTAGCGCGGTCGCGGCGACGTTTTGTTGCCTGCCTGCGCTTTTATTTTTGATTTTCGGCGCGAGTTTTTCCATTTTTTCAGGCGCGGAGGCGCTGGAAGGTTACCGTGCGCCGCTTTCTGCGTTAGCGCTTTTTTGCTTCGCTCTCTCGACGTTTTTCTTTTTCAAAAAGCCGCGCGCATGCTCACTACAAAGCGGGCGCAAAAAATGGATCCTGATCTACGTGCTTTTAGGGACCTTGCTTGCCTTTATGCTTACATATCCTGAAATTTTAGGAGAGCTTTATGCGTAA
- a CDS encoding heavy metal-associated domain-containing protein, with the protein MRKILFLMLGFTALFADKEVKIYVEKIHCPLCTTIVRKALLQTPGVVSAKVSQQSKTAIVAAKDDANETAMLEAIAKTGYEGVIVK; encoded by the coding sequence ATGCGTAAAATTTTGTTTTTGATGCTTGGATTTACGGCGCTTTTTGCCGACAAAGAGGTTAAAATTTACGTGGAAAAAATCCACTGCCCGCTCTGCACTACGATCGTGCGAAAGGCGCTTTTGCAAACGCCAGGCGTGGTAAGCGCGAAGGTTTCGCAGCAGAGCAAAACCGCAATCGTCGCGGCAAAGGATGACGCAAACGAGACTGCGATGCTTGAGGCGATCGCTAAAACGGGCTATGAGGGCGTAATCGTAAAATAA
- a CDS encoding M20/M25/M40 family metallo-hydrolase has product MQKNEVMNDFKKLCEIPHCSCETEQMREFLADFARCLGFNVNVDEAGNIHAVKGEPKICLQSHYDMVCVGAAPNLELIEENGILRAKNSTLGADDGIGVAMMMGAMREFANLECLFTNDEEVGLVGANAFKGKILSPNLLNLDSEEDDRVTLGCAGGINVSAKIGATSVKKSGKIYEIGVTGLSGGHSGNEIHKNIPNATKLLAKFLAEEDCELISLDFGERSNSIPANAVCKALCAHELKQRGLVWVKSLGEGEADVLVNSGKILALINSFAQGVRSYDTQLGMVNESINLSTVKQKGEVIEFDFFGRAMKREGLENLGFETATLASALGFEVKVADRSANWAPCISDFAHLVLEELQKQKPQAKFAAVHAGLECGVLVAKQPELQACSIGPNIHSPHSVNEHCEIASVEMMAEVVRNIIARLQ; this is encoded by the coding sequence ATGCAAAAAAACGAGGTTATGAACGATTTTAAAAAGCTGTGTGAGATACCGCACTGCAGCTGCGAAACGGAGCAGATGAGGGAGTTTTTAGCGGATTTTGCGCGCTGCCTGGGCTTTAACGTAAACGTCGATGAGGCGGGCAATATCCACGCCGTAAAGGGCGAGCCTAAAATCTGCCTACAAAGCCACTACGACATGGTCTGCGTGGGCGCGGCGCCGAATTTAGAGCTCATCGAAGAAAACGGCATCCTAAGGGCGAAAAACTCTACTCTAGGCGCTGATGACGGCATCGGCGTGGCGATGATGATGGGAGCGATGAGAGAGTTTGCGAATTTGGAGTGCCTATTTACCAACGACGAAGAGGTCGGGCTTGTGGGCGCAAATGCATTTAAAGGTAAAATTTTATCGCCGAATTTGCTAAATTTAGACAGCGAAGAGGACGACCGCGTGACGCTAGGATGCGCCGGCGGCATAAACGTGAGCGCAAAAATCGGCGCCACGAGCGTCAAGAAGAGCGGTAAAATTTACGAGATCGGCGTTACCGGGCTTAGCGGCGGGCACTCAGGCAACGAGATACATAAAAATATCCCAAACGCGACGAAGCTGCTGGCGAAATTCCTCGCCGAGGAGGACTGCGAGCTAATCAGCCTGGATTTTGGCGAGAGGAGCAACTCGATCCCCGCAAACGCCGTGTGCAAGGCGCTTTGTGCACATGAGCTAAAGCAGCGCGGTCTAGTGTGGGTAAAGAGCCTGGGCGAGGGAGAAGCGGACGTGCTGGTAAACAGCGGCAAAATTTTGGCGCTCATCAACTCCTTCGCCCAGGGCGTGCGCAGCTACGACACGCAGCTTGGCATGGTAAATGAAAGTATAAATCTCTCGACGGTTAAGCAGAAGGGCGAAGTGATCGAGTTTGACTTTTTCGGACGCGCGATGAAGCGCGAAGGGCTTGAAAATCTGGGTTTTGAAACAGCTACGCTGGCTAGCGCGCTGGGCTTTGAGGTTAAGGTGGCTGACCGCTCGGCGAACTGGGCGCCTTGCATCAGCGACTTTGCGCATCTGGTGCTCGAAGAGCTGCAAAAACAAAAGCCACAAGCGAAATTTGCCGCCGTGCACGCTGGCCTTGAGTGCGGCGTACTGGTCGCAAAACAGCCCGAGCTGCAAGCCTGCTCCATAGGCCCAAACATCCACTCGCCTCACTCCGTAAACGAGCACTGCGAGATAGCGTCGGTGGAGATGATGGCGGAGGTGGTGAGAAACATAATCGCTAGGTTGCAATAA
- the nth gene encoding endonuclease III — protein sequence MRSKKDILEIKKRILQNFAEERSELKFKDNYQLLVCVMLSAQCTDKRVNLITPRFFAEFPNVKELAKANLASVKLLISSCNFYNNKAINLIKMAQAVVRDFGGVIPLDEAGLKSLAGVGQKTAHVVLLEGAGANVMAVDTHVFRVAHRLGLSRAKTPELTERDLSEAFKTDLGKLHQGMVLFGRYTCKAIKPNCKECFLNELCSSKDKNFP from the coding sequence ATGAGAAGTAAAAAAGATATTTTAGAGATAAAAAAGAGAATTCTGCAAAACTTCGCGGAAGAGCGCAGCGAGTTAAAATTTAAAGATAACTATCAGCTTTTAGTCTGCGTGATGCTTAGCGCGCAGTGTACCGACAAGCGGGTAAATTTGATAACGCCGCGCTTTTTTGCGGAATTTCCTAACGTTAAGGAGCTCGCAAAGGCCAATCTGGCAAGCGTTAAGCTGCTAATTAGCTCGTGCAATTTCTACAACAACAAAGCGATAAATTTAATCAAAATGGCGCAGGCGGTGGTTCGCGACTTCGGCGGCGTCATTCCTCTAGATGAAGCGGGGCTAAAATCTCTTGCGGGCGTGGGGCAAAAGACTGCTCACGTCGTGCTTTTAGAGGGCGCGGGCGCAAACGTGATGGCGGTGGATACGCACGTCTTTCGCGTCGCGCATCGCCTGGGGCTGAGCCGTGCAAAGACGCCCGAGCTTACGGAGCGCGATCTAAGCGAGGCTTTTAAAACGGATCTTGGCAAGCTACACCAAGGCATGGTGCTTTTCGGCCGCTACACCTGTAAGGCGATAAAGCCAAACTGCAAGGAGTGCTTTTTAAACGAGCTGTGCAGCAGCAAGGATAAGAATTTTCCGTAA
- a CDS encoding peptidyl-prolyl cis-trans isomerase: MKKVLFTALSLAAAISLNATVYATVNGKDVTEKELAPLLQGIGNVDIAALNADQKKELIDKGIDLMLLTDEAKKSGVMDEDVYKKELEIVKDNLALRVWQAKEASKINIDDKEIADFYNKNKARFTEPARIKAAQIVVKTEAEANDIIKQLKGLSDSALFTKFAELAKAKSIDPQAKQTGGELGWMPSDQVKPFADAISKIKDGQITTKAIRSRVGYHVVLKEESQAKKQLSQSEAKPFIERVLRQQKAAKVVEQKAADLHKNAKIEYK, translated from the coding sequence ATGAAAAAAGTTTTATTTACAGCACTTAGTTTGGCTGCCGCTATCAGCCTTAACGCTACTGTTTACGCTACCGTAAATGGCAAAGACGTAACCGAAAAAGAGCTCGCTCCGCTACTTCAAGGCATAGGCAATGTAGATATCGCTGCTCTTAATGCCGATCAAAAAAAGGAGCTTATCGATAAAGGCATCGATCTGATGCTGCTAACGGATGAAGCTAAAAAATCGGGCGTTATGGACGAAGACGTTTATAAAAAAGAGCTTGAAATCGTAAAAGATAACTTAGCGCTTCGTGTATGGCAGGCTAAAGAAGCCAGTAAAATAAATATCGACGATAAAGAAATAGCCGATTTTTATAACAAAAACAAAGCGCGCTTTACCGAGCCTGCGAGAATCAAAGCGGCTCAGATCGTCGTTAAAACCGAAGCTGAGGCAAACGATATTATTAAGCAGTTAAAAGGGCTTAGCGACAGTGCACTATTTACTAAATTTGCAGAGCTTGCCAAAGCTAAATCTATCGATCCGCAGGCTAAACAAACCGGCGGCGAGCTAGGCTGGATGCCTAGCGATCAGGTCAAGCCTTTTGCCGATGCGATCTCTAAGATAAAAGATGGTCAAATCACTACTAAAGCGATTAGAAGCAGGGTTGGATATCACGTCGTGTTAAAAGAGGAGTCTCAAGCTAAAAAGCAGTTAAGTCAAAGCGAAGCAAAGCCTTTTATTGAGCGCGTGCTTAGACAGCAAAAAGCGGCGAAAGTAGTCGAGCAAAAAGCGGCAGATCTTCACAAAAACGCTAAAATCGAGTATAAATAA
- the fbaA gene encoding class II fructose-bisphosphate aldolase, producing the protein MGVLDIVKPGVLSGDDVSKVYAYAKQQGFAIPAVNVVGSNSINAVLESAKIANSPVIIQFSNGGAAFYAGATCPNAAVLGAIAGAHQVHALAAHYGVAVILHTDHAARKLLPWIDELIKANTTHKKAHGVPLFSSHMLDLSEDDLELNLATCEKYLEILSDLGISLEIELGVTGGEEDGVDNTGVDNARLYTQPADVALAYERLGKISDRFSIAASFGNVHGVYKPGNVVLRPEILKNSQKFVREKFNLQSEKPVNFVFHGGSGSETPDIKTAVSYGVVKMNIDTDTQWAFWDGVRAYEAKNRGYLQAQIGNPEGEDKPNKKFYDPRKWLRAGEQSMVARLQVAFENLNCLNRN; encoded by the coding sequence ATGGGCGTTTTAGATATAGTAAAACCGGGCGTTTTAAGTGGCGATGACGTAAGTAAGGTCTATGCGTATGCGAAGCAGCAGGGCTTTGCGATCCCTGCGGTAAACGTAGTGGGATCAAATTCCATAAACGCCGTCTTGGAAAGCGCTAAAATCGCAAATTCGCCCGTTATTATTCAGTTTAGCAACGGCGGCGCAGCATTTTATGCAGGCGCTACTTGCCCTAATGCCGCAGTTTTAGGCGCTATCGCAGGCGCGCATCAAGTGCATGCTCTGGCGGCTCATTACGGCGTTGCGGTGATTTTACATACCGATCATGCCGCAAGGAAGCTGCTCCCGTGGATCGACGAGCTTATAAAAGCCAATACCACTCATAAAAAAGCTCACGGCGTGCCGCTTTTTAGCTCGCACATGCTCGATCTTAGCGAGGATGATTTGGAGCTAAATTTAGCGACCTGCGAGAAATATTTGGAAATTTTAAGCGATCTTGGAATTTCGCTTGAGATCGAGCTTGGCGTCACAGGCGGCGAAGAGGACGGTGTCGATAATACCGGCGTCGATAATGCTCGGCTTTACACCCAGCCTGCAGATGTCGCGCTCGCCTACGAGCGACTTGGCAAAATCAGCGATAGATTCAGCATCGCGGCGAGCTTTGGCAACGTCCACGGCGTGTATAAGCCGGGCAATGTTGTGCTGAGACCTGAAATTTTGAAAAATTCGCAAAAATTCGTGCGCGAGAAATTTAATCTGCAATCCGAAAAGCCCGTAAATTTCGTCTTTCACGGCGGTAGCGGCAGCGAGACCCCCGACATCAAGACGGCCGTGAGCTACGGCGTGGTAAAGATGAATATCGACACCGACACGCAGTGGGCATTTTGGGACGGCGTGCGCGCTTATGAGGCCAAAAATCGCGGCTATTTGCAAGCTCAAATCGGCAATCCGGAAGGTGAGGATAAACCGAATAAAAAATTCTACGATCCTCGCAAGTGGCTGAGAGCGGGCGAGCAGAGTATGGTGGCGCGCTTGCAGGTCGCATTTGAAAATCTAAATTGCCTAAATAGGAACTAA
- a CDS encoding MotA/TolQ/ExbB proton channel family protein: MDRPNNEVLDITLPEAKERSLAGVFFKIAALPIAVFVVFLLGYLGLIGLKVETHSILMLAVLLIIALILARHNAEYGCLNFQNNIDDFKRELKNYIVANLLSIGGKKKSDASFDLFVDEYGYSLRNQNYASVASAVFPMLGILGTFISIAISMPHFSSSNIDGLETEIAQLLGGVGTAFYVSIYGIFLALWWIYFEKKGISKYERLLIKYKNSTKNFFWNKDEITQGYLSEILNANSEISRSFAMMSSTNFTERLNRLIDEKIGAFESVMEAEKRSMAITQEELEKAGEMIQRTNFAHGELDKSFAQILSALKSVSASLIEIQNGISAQYLSQSKTLTDGQGELANITSALSAQIKSLNASLGGFAGEISSSQNAYAAKIDASFKGLSADLKALLAGEGAARTSNESIIEELRKTLASIDEKALLDENE; encoded by the coding sequence ATGGATCGCCCGAATAACGAAGTGCTCGATATCACGCTACCTGAGGCGAAGGAGCGCTCGCTAGCGGGCGTTTTTTTTAAGATCGCAGCTCTGCCGATCGCGGTTTTTGTGGTGTTTTTGCTGGGCTATTTGGGGCTTATCGGGCTGAAGGTAGAAACGCACTCGATCCTGATGCTTGCGGTTTTGCTCATTATTGCACTAATTTTAGCTCGTCATAATGCAGAATACGGCTGCTTAAATTTTCAAAATAATATCGATGACTTCAAGCGCGAGCTAAAGAATTACATCGTCGCCAATCTCTTAAGTATCGGCGGTAAAAAAAAATCAGATGCCAGCTTTGATCTTTTTGTGGACGAATACGGCTACTCGCTGCGTAATCAAAACTACGCTTCCGTCGCGTCGGCAGTCTTTCCGATGCTTGGAATTTTAGGAACTTTCATCTCGATTGCGATTTCGATGCCACACTTTTCCTCAAGCAATATCGATGGGCTCGAAACCGAGATCGCGCAGCTTCTAGGCGGCGTGGGCACAGCGTTTTACGTCTCGATCTATGGAATTTTCTTAGCGCTTTGGTGGATATATTTTGAGAAAAAGGGCATCAGCAAATATGAGCGCCTGCTCATCAAATACAAAAATTCCACTAAAAATTTTTTCTGGAACAAAGACGAAATAACACAGGGCTATCTGAGTGAAATTTTAAACGCTAATTCTGAAATTTCGCGCTCATTTGCGATGATGAGCTCTACGAATTTTACCGAAAGACTAAACCGACTAATCGATGAAAAAATCGGCGCTTTTGAAAGCGTGATGGAAGCCGAGAAGCGAAGTATGGCGATTACACAAGAAGAGCTTGAAAAAGCAGGAGAGATGATCCAAAGGACAAATTTCGCTCACGGCGAGTTAGATAAGAGCTTCGCTCAAATTTTATCTGCGCTCAAGTCCGTGTCTGCAAGCCTAATCGAAATTCAAAACGGAATTTCCGCGCAGTATCTAAGCCAGTCTAAAACTTTAACGGACGGGCAAGGCGAGCTGGCTAACATTACTAGTGCATTAAGCGCTCAAATCAAGAGCCTAAATGCTTCCTTGGGCGGGTTTGCGGGCGAAATTTCAAGTTCACAGAATGCTTACGCCGCTAAAATTGACGCTAGCTTTAAGGGGCTAAGCGCGGATTTGAAGGCACTTTTAGCTGGAGAGGGCGCTGCGCGGACGAGCAACGAAAGTATCATCGAAGAGCTTCGAAAAACGCTTGCGAGCATCGATGAAAAAGCACTTTTAGATGAAAACGAATAA